In one window of Lewinellaceae bacterium DNA:
- the thrC gene encoding threonine synthase — translation MLCYSTNDPQGKTYPILEAIQLGLAPDGGLFMPVNIPKVKPEWLENLPDRDLPGLAFDISRLYFPELPVSTLESICADAFNFPAPLVTLNPEIKILELFHGPTLAFKDFGARFMARILGYSNAKQDLPLHILVATSGDTGGAVADGFFQVPGIEVTVLFPKGKISPLQQKQITTLGKNIRAVALEGTFDDCQAMVKKALVDPVMTRKYRMSSANSINLSRLIPQSFYYFEAYRQLDPGTKPVFVVPSGNFGNLVAGILAQRMGLPVAHFIAATNRNDIVPSYLKDGVFRPKPSVETLSNAMDVGNPSNFRRLESLFGSTWNNMRQMISGYAYTDTQTLEAIDRIHRDYNYLLDPHGAVGLLAAEEYQLDVHHHKPLIVLETAHPAKFLAAYETLNIQVEIPERLANKAQAEDLSVILPNDYTQFIEWFSESHPV, via the coding sequence ATGCTTTGTTACAGCACCAATGATCCTCAAGGGAAGACTTATCCGATTTTAGAAGCCATTCAATTAGGCCTTGCACCGGATGGTGGCTTATTTATGCCTGTCAATATTCCAAAAGTTAAACCTGAATGGCTGGAGAATTTACCAGACCGGGATCTACCCGGGTTAGCCTTTGATATTAGCCGGTTGTATTTTCCTGAATTGCCGGTGTCAACCTTGGAATCCATTTGTGCAGATGCGTTTAATTTTCCGGCGCCACTGGTCACATTAAATCCTGAAATAAAGATCCTTGAGTTATTTCACGGCCCTACCCTGGCTTTTAAGGATTTCGGCGCCCGGTTTATGGCCCGTATCCTGGGCTATAGCAATGCAAAACAAGATCTTCCTTTACACATACTCGTGGCTACCTCCGGAGATACCGGAGGCGCGGTGGCTGACGGATTCTTTCAGGTACCGGGTATCGAGGTTACGGTGCTGTTTCCCAAAGGGAAGATCAGTCCGCTTCAACAAAAACAGATCACTACCTTAGGTAAAAACATCCGCGCGGTAGCACTGGAAGGAACTTTTGATGACTGCCAGGCTATGGTTAAAAAAGCTTTGGTAGACCCGGTGATGACCAGGAAATACCGGATGAGTTCTGCCAACAGTATCAATTTAAGCCGGTTAATCCCGCAGTCCTTCTATTATTTCGAAGCTTACCGTCAGCTGGATCCCGGCACTAAACCTGTATTTGTAGTGCCTTCAGGTAATTTTGGAAATCTGGTGGCTGGCATTTTGGCTCAACGTATGGGATTGCCCGTTGCACATTTTATCGCAGCGACGAACCGTAATGACATCGTACCCTCCTATCTCAAAGACGGTGTATTTCGTCCGAAGCCATCTGTTGAAACGCTTTCCAATGCCATGGATGTCGGCAATCCATCTAATTTCCGGCGTTTGGAATCCTTATTTGGTTCCACGTGGAACAATATGCGCCAAATGATTTCAGGTTATGCATATACCGATACACAAACACTGGAAGCCATCGACAGGATCCATCGCGACTACAACTATTTATTGGATCCGCATGGTGCGGTAGGATTACTGGCTGCGGAAGAATATCAACTGGATGTGCATCATCACAAACCTTTGATCGTATTAGAGACCGCCCATCCGGCAAAATTTCTTGCTGCTTACGAAACATTGAATATCCAGGTCGAGATTCCGGAAAGGCTGGCCAATAAAGCACAGGCAGAAGATCTGTCCGTAATATTACCCAATGATTACACGCAATTCATCGAATGGTTTTCTGAATCCCATCCCGTCTAA
- a CDS encoding homoserine kinase, with the protein MIDSVKVFAPASVANLACGFDILGLALEAPGDEIIARFNPESKELKIVSITGDEGRLPRDIESNTAGFAAHQFLNSINYNGVGIDLEIHKKMPFGSGLGSSAASAVGAVFAVSQLLGGQWTKNDLLPFAVLGEQQADGAYHADNVAPSLFGGIVLIRDNHSLDVMQLPVPDDLTVAVIHPQIEILTKEARSILASTVPLRDHIVQSGHLGSFIVGLYTNDFERIHKSVVDVVIEPQRARQIPHFYTVKSIVEKLGALGCSISGSGPSIFAFCRGVDQAGFIAERMGDVYGAHGIAVDIFSGKINTQGVQTIE; encoded by the coding sequence GTGATAGATTCAGTAAAGGTTTTCGCTCCTGCATCCGTAGCCAATCTGGCTTGTGGATTTGATATATTGGGCCTGGCTCTGGAAGCTCCGGGAGATGAGATCATTGCCCGATTCAATCCGGAAAGTAAGGAGCTGAAAATCGTTTCCATTACCGGTGACGAAGGCCGTCTACCACGGGATATTGAATCCAATACAGCTGGATTTGCAGCTCATCAATTTCTGAATTCTATAAATTACAATGGTGTTGGGATTGATCTGGAGATCCATAAGAAGATGCCTTTTGGGAGTGGGTTGGGATCCAGTGCTGCCAGTGCGGTTGGTGCGGTATTTGCCGTGAGTCAGCTCCTCGGTGGCCAATGGACTAAAAATGACTTGTTGCCCTTTGCCGTTTTGGGCGAGCAACAAGCAGATGGTGCATATCATGCTGATAATGTAGCTCCATCGTTATTTGGTGGTATTGTGCTGATCCGCGACAACCATTCGCTGGATGTCATGCAATTACCGGTACCGGATGATCTCACTGTTGCGGTGATTCATCCACAGATCGAAATACTGACCAAAGAGGCGAGAAGTATCCTGGCATCAACCGTTCCATTACGCGATCACATCGTACAATCCGGACACTTAGGAAGTTTTATTGTTGGATTGTATACCAATGATTTTGAAAGGATACACAAATCGGTCGTTGATGTAGTTATTGAACCGCAACGCGCTCGGCAGATTCCCCATTTTTATACGGTCAAATCCATCGTTGAAAAACTGGGCGCATTGGGATGCAGCATTTCGGGTAGCGGACCATCCATCTTTGCATTTTGTCGCGGTGTTGATCAGGCGGGATTTATCGCAGAACGGATGGGAGATGTTTATGGGGCGCATGGTATTGCAGTGGATATCTTCTCCGGAAAAATAAATACCCAGGGAGTACAAACGATAGAATAA
- the thrA gene encoding bifunctional aspartate kinase/homoserine dehydrogenase I produces MIVIKFGGSSVANAARIRNVAKIISSYQEPVAVVCSALGGVTDFLISMSDLAAQGDSSYIKQFDAFRKRHLEVVDELLSETSKAAFLPELEENMQVLSHLMQGIFLVMEASPRTMDYVLSFGERNANQIVAAYLNQEHIAAEYLDARHVIKTDKSFGSALVDFDLSYKKIRKHFEGRTAVQVVTGFISSAKGGLTTTLGRGGSDYTASILGAALDAREVHIWTDVDGVLTADPRKVKKAFTIPTLSYAEAMEMSHFGAKVIYPPTIQPALSKQIPIYIKNTFNPDFIGSRIDDRHDPQGPAVKGISSISEIALLTLQGSGLFGVIGSAARLFSALAAQHINVILITQGSSEHSISFAVNPKAAKQAKDCVEAAFEREIEKGTIERVKVELDLSVVAIIGENMRYRPGIAGRLFQALGKNGINVIAIAQGSSELNISVVVNASNEAKTLNVLHEAFFLSDTKVLHVFMVGVGLIGSTLLKQLREQGPFLKKNRSLEIRIVGLANSKNMLFSEPGIDLENWKEVLNASTEATSLDRFVNYMKGANLSNSVFIDNTASGTVPRKYMEILGASISICTPNKIASSSEYKLYRELKDLANRKRVAYFFETNVGAGLPVISTLSDLIHSGDEILKIEGVLSGSLSFIFNNLQRDSSFSSIVTLAAEKGLTEPDPRTDLSLMDVKRKLVILGREAGIPLEINDITADNILNEACFSAPDVPAFFRELTALDDVYKDRMQALEGTREKLRVIAKIEGGHGSIALTSVGPDNPFYTLDGSDNMIVFTTKRYAERPLVVKGPGAGAEVTAAGVFAEIIKIGSYLADN; encoded by the coding sequence ATGATCGTAATCAAATTTGGTGGTTCTTCAGTAGCCAACGCTGCCCGGATACGAAACGTCGCAAAGATCATTTCCTCCTATCAGGAACCTGTTGCCGTCGTTTGTTCGGCTCTGGGCGGAGTCACTGACTTTCTGATCTCAATGAGTGACCTCGCAGCACAGGGAGATTCGTCGTATATCAAACAATTCGATGCATTTCGCAAACGGCATCTGGAAGTCGTTGATGAATTACTGAGTGAAACCTCAAAAGCTGCCTTTCTCCCCGAACTGGAGGAAAATATGCAGGTACTCTCCCATCTGATGCAAGGCATTTTTCTGGTGATGGAGGCATCTCCACGTACCATGGATTATGTATTGAGTTTTGGAGAGCGGAATGCCAACCAAATCGTCGCTGCCTATTTAAACCAGGAACACATTGCGGCGGAATACCTGGATGCCCGTCATGTGATCAAGACGGATAAATCATTTGGATCTGCTTTGGTTGATTTTGATCTATCCTATAAAAAGATCCGTAAGCACTTCGAAGGTCGTACCGCAGTTCAGGTCGTGACCGGATTTATCAGCTCGGCAAAAGGGGGACTAACGACCACGCTAGGCCGAGGAGGGTCAGACTATACGGCTTCAATCCTTGGTGCTGCTCTTGATGCACGGGAAGTGCATATCTGGACCGACGTGGATGGCGTCTTAACCGCTGATCCCCGCAAGGTGAAAAAGGCATTTACCATCCCTACCTTATCGTATGCCGAGGCCATGGAAATGTCACATTTCGGAGCGAAAGTGATCTATCCGCCAACCATTCAACCTGCCCTGTCCAAGCAGATCCCGATATACATCAAGAATACATTTAATCCGGATTTTATCGGTTCGCGAATTGACGATCGTCATGATCCGCAGGGTCCGGCAGTTAAAGGGATCTCTTCCATATCGGAAATTGCATTGTTAACCTTGCAGGGTAGCGGCCTGTTTGGCGTAATTGGTTCTGCAGCGCGGTTATTCTCAGCCCTGGCTGCTCAACACATTAATGTCATTCTCATCACACAGGGTTCCTCCGAACATTCCATCAGCTTTGCTGTCAACCCCAAAGCAGCAAAACAAGCAAAAGATTGTGTGGAAGCAGCTTTTGAACGTGAGATTGAAAAAGGTACCATCGAACGGGTTAAGGTCGAACTTGATCTTTCCGTAGTCGCCATCATCGGGGAAAACATGCGATATCGTCCTGGTATCGCTGGCCGGCTATTTCAGGCTTTGGGCAAAAATGGTATCAATGTGATTGCCATCGCCCAGGGTTCTTCCGAATTGAATATTTCGGTGGTGGTCAATGCTTCCAATGAAGCAAAAACGTTGAATGTACTCCACGAGGCCTTCTTTTTGTCCGATACCAAAGTACTGCATGTATTCATGGTGGGTGTTGGGCTCATAGGCAGTACCTTGTTAAAACAACTTCGTGAACAGGGTCCCTTCTTAAAGAAAAACCGTTCTCTGGAGATCCGGATTGTCGGGTTGGCCAATTCAAAAAATATGCTGTTTTCCGAACCAGGGATTGACCTTGAAAACTGGAAAGAAGTTTTGAATGCTTCGACAGAAGCTACCTCCCTGGATCGATTTGTCAATTATATGAAGGGGGCAAATTTATCGAATAGTGTTTTTATCGACAATACAGCCTCCGGCACAGTACCCAGAAAATACATGGAAATCCTCGGGGCCTCTATTTCCATCTGTACTCCCAATAAAATAGCTTCTTCGTCCGAATACAAACTGTACCGGGAATTAAAAGACCTCGCAAACCGCAAGCGTGTGGCTTATTTCTTCGAGACCAATGTCGGGGCCGGTTTACCGGTAATCTCCACACTCAGTGATTTGATTCACAGTGGTGATGAAATCCTGAAAATCGAAGGAGTTCTCTCCGGTTCGTTGTCATTTATCTTTAACAATCTCCAGCGTGACAGTTCGTTCAGCTCAATCGTCACCCTGGCTGCAGAAAAAGGACTGACTGAGCCGGATCCACGGACCGATTTGAGTTTGATGGATGTTAAACGCAAGCTGGTCATTTTAGGTAGAGAAGCTGGTATTCCTTTGGAAATCAATGATATAACTGCCGATAATATATTAAATGAGGCTTGTTTTAGCGCTCCGGATGTTCCTGCATTTTTCCGTGAACTCACCGCCCTCGATGATGTCTACAAAGACCGTATGCAAGCATTGGAGGGAACCCGGGAAAAATTACGGGTCATCGCCAAGATAGAAGGAGGCCACGGTTCCATTGCATTGACCAGTGTAGGTCCTGATAATCCGTTTTATACTTTGGATGGCAGTGATAACATGATTGTATTCACCACCAAGCGCTATGCTGAAAGGCCACTGGTTGTTAAAGGTCCGGGGGCTGGAGCCGAGGTTACTGCGGCAGGTGTCTTTGCCGAAATCATTAAGATTGGCTCTTACTTAGCTGATAATTAA
- the ybeY gene encoding rRNA maturation RNase YbeY, with translation MAIHFFQEDVTFTFKDRNKSKKWIIHCIREEGYELEDLNIVFCSDDYLHSLNVEYLNHDTLTDIITFPYQDNPIHAELYLSIDRIKENALQLEVPFIQELRRVIIHGVLHLCGYGDKTDELKQVMRARENHYLGAFPE, from the coding sequence GTGGCTATCCACTTTTTCCAGGAAGACGTCACCTTTACCTTCAAGGATCGCAATAAATCCAAAAAATGGATCATCCATTGTATCCGGGAAGAAGGCTATGAACTGGAAGATTTAAACATTGTGTTTTGCTCCGATGATTATCTCCATTCCTTAAATGTCGAATATCTTAATCACGATACCCTCACCGATATCATCACCTTTCCTTATCAGGATAATCCTATCCATGCCGAATTATATCTAAGCATTGACCGGATCAAGGAAAATGCCCTGCAATTAGAAGTCCCTTTTATCCAGGAACTCCGGCGAGTGATCATACACGGCGTCCTCCACCTGTGTGGGTACGGTGATAAAACCGATGAATTAAAACAGGTGATGCGCGCCCGTGAAAACCATTACCTGGGTGCTTTTCCGGAATAA
- a CDS encoding ATP-binding protein produces the protein MLRLTSNPENILRLEKYVATILTEYQVAPDIQPNILISLTEAVNNAIRHGNMEDESKFVCIKQRRRNDALIFWVSDEGCGFDPAAVPDPTLPENIERCGGRGVFIMRNLCDKLRYKENGRTVELEFKLK, from the coding sequence ATGCTTAGACTAACATCTAATCCAGAGAACATACTTCGGCTTGAAAAATATGTGGCTACCATCCTGACCGAATATCAGGTGGCACCGGACATACAACCTAATATACTTATCAGCCTCACCGAAGCCGTCAACAACGCCATCCGGCACGGCAATATGGAAGACGAAAGCAAATTCGTCTGCATCAAACAACGCAGGCGCAATGATGCACTCATCTTCTGGGTGAGCGATGAAGGTTGTGGTTTTGATCCGGCCGCTGTGCCCGATCCCACCCTTCCTGAAAACATCGAACGCTGTGGCGGACGTGGTGTTTTTATCATGCGTAATCTGTGCGACAAGCTGAGGTATAAAGAAAATGGGCGCACCGTCGAACTGGAGTTTAAACTTAAGTGA